A single Epinephelus lanceolatus isolate andai-2023 chromosome 22, ASM4190304v1, whole genome shotgun sequence DNA region contains:
- the LOC117272807 gene encoding uncharacterized protein LOC117272807, translating to MGCQCCRMIKSYIYDPSVAGDVRKSDSAGSSLYHPHHLSGGALSGDPLGSPSKQKQGFNNLGYSKSNDSTLKLEVDNNHVNHRLHAAPSPATELHRQASAPPGDGGLYIIQPQALGPRWVSQVPVYPDIQDYENQRSYGERVRVVTRNEWDSSITECAIGSESLSADEVDEGVGGTPEYPCDTGDEGSILSVDIHTSTTSLSSVDTREELRRPKTPDVSTVESGISVTKSDDDDKVEARNQEEEVQSVTDSMVAEALAALEAATAGEEFE from the coding sequence ctACATCTACGACCCCTCTGTGGCGGGAGATGTGAGGAAGTCTGACTCTGCGGGCAGCTCGCTCTACCATCCCCACCACCTCTCAGGCGGGGCCCTCAGTGGTGACCCGCTCGGCAGCCCCAGCAAGCAGAAACAGGGCTTCAACAATCTGGGCTACAGCAAGTCCAACGACAGCACGCTCAAGCTAGAGGTGGACAACAACCACGTCAACCACAGGCTGCACGCTGCACCTTCACCTGCGACGGAGCTGCACAGGCAGGCGAGCGCGCCACCTGGAGATGGAGGTCTGTACATCATCCAGCCGCAAGCTCTGGGGCCGAGATGGGTGAGTCAGGTTCCCGTTTACCCAGACATACAGGACTATGAGAACCAGAGGAGCTACGGCGAGCGGGTACGGGTTGTGACGAGGAACGAGTGGGACAGCTCCATCACAGAGTGTGCGATCGGCAGTGAAAGCCTGTCAGCAGACGAGGTGGACGAGGGTGTGGGAGGGACGCCGGAGTACCCGTGTGATACGGGGGACGAGGGTAGCATCCTGTCAGTGGACATCCACACCAGCACCACCAGCCTGTCGTCAGTCGACACCAGGGAGGAGCTCAGACGGCCAAAGACTCCGGACGTTTCCACCGTAGAGAGTGGGATCTCTGTGACAAAGAGTGACGACGACGACAAGGTGGAGGCAAGGaaccaggaggaggaggtgcagagCGTTACAGACTCGATGGTGGCGGAGGCTCTCGCTGCTTTGGAGGCCGCCACCGCTGGCGAGGAATTTGAATAA